TCGTCACGACGTTCCGGTCGGGGATCGCGCCGCGCGCCGCGAAGCGTTCCGCGAGCAGATCCGCGACGACGTGCGCAAGCGTCTCGACTAGGGCGGTTTGGTTAACGGAAGAGATGCGTTGCGCACGGCGCGTTAAGCCTTCCGTCATTCCCGCTTAAGCGTTCGTTAGGCACAACAAAACGTTTCGCGGCAGAGGGTGCGACTTAGCGCGCCAGGTCGCCTTTCGGTCACAGCATTTTATTCAAATGCGGTCTAACGCATCGCCATGGATGGCGCCATTCACGCTGCGCCTCATGACTTGTCCGGAGACTGCCCCCATGAAGAAGTTCCTGCTCGCAACCGCAGCCACAGCTGTTGCCGTCGCTGCCCTTGGCGCGACCGCCCAGGCTGCCGACCTCGGCTCCCGCGGCTATTACCAGAAGGCGCCTGCGCCTGTTTACGCCGCGCCGCTCTACAACTGGACCGGCTTCTATCTCGGCGGCCATCTCGGCGGCGTGTTCTCCCAGAACAACAACTTCAACGGCCTCGCGCTGACCGACTCCGACGCGCGCTTCATGGGCGGCGTCCAGGCCGGCTACGACTGGCAGCTGTCGCCGATGTGGGTGATCGGCGTCGAAGGCCAGTATTCCTGGGTCGGCGGCCACCAGCTCAACGCGATCTTCCCCGGCGGTTACGTCTACAACAACAACCAGCGCGGCATCGGCTCGATCACCGGCCGCGTCGGCTACACCTGGGGCCCGGGCCTGATCTATGTGAAGGGCGGCTACGCCTATTCCGACAACAACGAAACGGTGACGCTGGGCGGCGCGCAGGTACCCTTCGCGCTCAGCGACAACCACAGCAACGGCTGGACCATCGGCGGCGGCGCCGAATACATGTTCGCGCCGAACTGGTCGGCCAAGGTCGAGTACCAGTACTACGACTTCGGCGACAGCCGCTTCACCGCGCCGGGCGCGCTGGTGCCGGTCGGCAGCTTCCACAATGACGAGCACACGGTGAAGGCCGGCCTCAACTACCGCTTCAACCTCGGCAACCTCGGCGGCCCCGCTTACGGCCGCTACTGAGGTTACGGACCATCACAACCAAGAGTGGAAAGGCCGGCTCACGCCGGCCTTTTTGCATCCGATCGCGTGCATCAATTTCGCAGAGCGAACCGAAACCGCGCACCGCGCCACCGCCCCGAAAAATCCGGCAGATCGCCGCAATTTTCCCGATTTTGTTAACCCGCCGCACCGATACTCCCGCGCCGGGGAAACATCCAAGAGTAGTGGCCAAGGATAGTGGCCAAGCGTAGTGGGCCAGGGGGCACAGGGGCAATGGCGTTTCGGTTCAAGCTCGGCAAATTCAATCTCAAGCGTATCCACCTGCCGCAGATGGGCGTCAGGGGCAGCCTGTTCGCAGCATTCGCCGTGATCGCGGGCATGGCGCTGGTGATCAGCGCCGGCGCCGGCATCGTGCTGCATCGGCTCGGCGGCACCATGGGCGATCTCTCCGGCCGCGACATTCCGCGGCTCGCCGCGAGCCTGCAACTCGCCGCGCAGAGCGCCTCGCTCGCCGCCCAGGGTCCAGGCCTGCTCGCCGTGCAGAGCGAGGACGCGCTGAACGATCGCACCAAGAAGGTGCAAGAGGTCGCGCAGCAGACCAATGCCAAGCTTGGCGAGATCATCGAGCTCGGCGCCGATAAATCCGTCGTCAGCGCGCTGCAGGAGAACGTCAAGAACACCGACGAGGCGACCAAGAGCCTGATCTCGGCGGCGCACGAGCGGCTCGACGTCGGCGCGCTGCGCGACAAGCAGTACAACGCGCTGCGCAAGGCGCAGGGCGCCTTCGTCTCCGCCACCGGCCCCGCGATGCTCGACGCCCAGACCCGGCTCAACGCCATCCTCGCCGCGGCCGAAGTCTCCGCCGACGATGCCACCGAGGC
This Bradyrhizobium sp. CCBAU 53421 DNA region includes the following protein-coding sequences:
- a CDS encoding outer membrane protein → MKKFLLATAATAVAVAALGATAQAADLGSRGYYQKAPAPVYAAPLYNWTGFYLGGHLGGVFSQNNNFNGLALTDSDARFMGGVQAGYDWQLSPMWVIGVEGQYSWVGGHQLNAIFPGGYVYNNNQRGIGSITGRVGYTWGPGLIYVKGGYAYSDNNETVTLGGAQVPFALSDNHSNGWTIGGGAEYMFAPNWSAKVEYQYYDFGDSRFTAPGALVPVGSFHNDEHTVKAGLNYRFNLGNLGGPAYGRY